TGCTGTTGTGTACCCCCTAAGATACCCTTCTCTTGTTACAAAGAAGACGGTCTGCATCAGCATCTTCCTGGTGAATGTTATTTCTGCTGCCATCCTCACCCCCTACATGGTTTTTGCTACAGAGCTTTCATTTTGCCGCACCAACGTCCTACCTTACTGTTTCTGTGATTTTGTTACAATGGTTCATATTTCTTGTACCGAAGACCCGAGGCACCTCACTCTTCTGTCCAGCACCACAATAGCCACAGGTGTAGGAGAGTTAGCAATTATTCTGTTTTCTTACAGCAGGATTGTCGTGGCGGCCCTGAAGATCTCCTCGGCAGATGGGAAGAAGAAAGTTTTCAGCACTCTTCTCACCCACCTTCTGGTggtctgtcttttttatttgccCCTGATGATTTCTTATATATTACCAGGAATTGGAGTGCAGCTCTCTGCAGAAGCTTACAATGTGCTGGTCATCATAGCCATTATGGTGCCCCCCATGATGAATCCTATCATCTACAGCTTCAGGAACAAGGAGATCAAGGGGAGCATTTACAGGCTATGGACGGGGAAGAGAACAACTCCAGATAGCCATTAATGGGGTCAGCCGGGTGGGATGATGCACATTTCATTTACCTTTAATGCAATatccagttttattattttagagaTAGAGAAGCTTGAAATTGCACAAATggtgtaacatttttaaagtttcaaatagacagatattatttataaaatatttttataacaagTCATATCTAGAAACTGATGTCAAAATTGGTATATAATTACGTGTACTAGTTTAAAACTAAGCCCAGCTAGGCCTGTTCTGCCTAAGATGGCTGACTCCAGATCAAGTGAGGTCCAAATTATACAGATTGACGTACGAGCGAGATCTCCTCCTAGGCCCATCTTTAATTCAGATTTGTAAGTGAGTCGGAACAGGTGCATATGACTCTTATTTAAGTGTCAGTTAGTCAAGTGTTTGTCGTAGTATACATTTTACCTTTCtatgcatataataataattctttatatttacatagtgctttcacactgttcaaagtgctttacatagtgagtggagagccacttcaaccaccaccacctGGACGATGCAATGGCAGCCACTCAACACACATTAGCAGTTAGACAGTGAAGTGGCGAGAGAGAGATGGCCAATTAGtgataggggatgattagggggtcacAATGAACAGGCCATTATGGACAGTTTAGATAAGAACATTGTGATACACCCTGTTCTtaatgaaggatgcccaggggtcttttatgaccacTGAGAGATGGgacctcatctgaaggatggcaccatttttacagcacggtggcctggggctttgggatccacacacagaccacagggtaagcgccccccgCTGGCCTTACCAacccctcttccagcagcaacctaagcttttcctggttggtcccGAATATgattagcttcaggtggataaaGGCTGAAATTTTTCCATGTTCTTCTTCTATGTGGGGATGTTGTCTTATAGGTTTCGGTGTGATTTTTACGGCAAGATTCCTTTCCTGATGTCAACCCTACCCTTGAAACCAGCTTCAAAATGGAGAATGGGTTACTTAAGAGACATTTACAAATACACTAAAACATAATAGTgcagtacataataataataaaaacaacactaactatatacagtactgcACTGAAaactgagacagagagagagtgtgtCTTTATACTTTTAATTTGTTCCAATTGTTCACTGACTGTAGCCTAACACATTTCCAATGACCAATGGTGAGTCACCTCTTTCcgattgctttattttttacatgttattttCAATTGTGATGGGTTTCTTTTCTATGATGCTCTTACACTTTGGAGGCCTGGTGACAAGGGTAAATAAGAGAAACATTTAAACCAAATACACACAAAAGTGAGCATCATACAGTAGCTATAAAAGTACTGGAAGGTAGACCGAAGAGGCACAGACTTGTgacgaggagagagaaacaatgTGATGGGAATATAAGtacggaggaagagaaagtgagggatgTCAAAGCAGAGGCGGATGGATAAAGGACAACATTTAGAATTTCCcttttgggacaaataaagtatctatctatctatctatctatctatctatctatctatctatctatctatctatctatctatctatctatctatctattatatagtgcctttcactctatctatctatctatctatctatctatctatctatctatctatctgttttatagtgtctatctatctatctatctatccattatatagtgcctttcactctatctatctatctatctatctatctatctatctatctatctatctatctatctatctatctattatatagtgcctttcactctatctatctatctatctatctatctatctatctatctatctatctatctatctatctatctatcaaagttatcctgcctactatactaaaatatctatctatctatctatctatctctatctatctatctatctctatctatctatctatttatctatctatctatctatctatctatctatctatctatctatctatctatctatctatctatctatctatccattatatagtgcctttcactctatctatctatctatctatctatctatctatctatctatctatctatctatctgttttatagtgcctatctatctatctatctatctatctatctatctatctatctatctatctatctatctatctatctattatatagtgcctttcactctatctatctatctatctatctatctatctatctatctatctatctatctatctatctatctatctatctattttaaagaaggaaggaaaagtGTCTGACTGAGGAGAAGGTGCAGGCCGAAGCTCTTTGGAGAAGGTTAATCAAGCACTTCGACCGCACAGAGAAATGGTCAAAGGTGAAGAGAAAGACGATGAAGAagttaaatgttaaattattattttgcatgACAGGTTAAGTTGTCTTTATTtgtagacaaagcaaatgtaaaattaGACATTGTTTCAGGAGTCCTGTTGTATTTTATTGTGGAGAGCAGCAGTGCTTTGCTGTTTTCCTAACTCCCACTCCCCAGTTTTTCATCAGGACTGACTCCTGTGTGAAATTTATGGTGGTTTAGTGTATTAAACCAATTTGTAAAGGGTGACTGTGCTTGGACTTAAATGGGACTTTCAGGTATCCCCCACAAAGAAAAAGCCACTGGGGGCGTGTTGTACCCAAGTGTTTTCATTGGTAGATGGTCCAGGAAGGGAAAGTAATTCTGTTGGTCTGCAGTAAGGCTGCTGATGATTGGTTCTGAATCAGCGGCCATTCTGTACTGTGACGCCCAATCGGTTTGTGATTTGGGGTAAGAGTGGTATAAACTCACCATCTTTCCATGATGAAAAGACCGTGACATATTGTTAGCCATATTGAAGGCTGTTTCAGGACTCCATTGAATGGCCATGTAGTGGCAAAGACCAAGCTATGGATGccatataacaataataataataataatacttttctcACTATGCACAATGCACTTAGGCTGTAATGGTATGCTTTTCCCTAACACGTTTGGGCATATAGTACATgattaaatgtgtaacttaatAACATATAATAAGCTCCGACGTGAAATGCAGACATGTAACAGAGCCACCCACCTGATATTTAGGCACTTTGGGTGTCCAGACATCTGGCTTGAAGAGCTGCTATCCATCCAGGTTGTATTTACCACGTCCATCTCACTTTGCTGTGGCTGTGTGGCACAATTTATAATTGAAATGTTTATTATGTTACAAGCAAATAAAAGTCTGAACCCGCTCCTTTTCTTGCTTTGTACTCTTATGTCTTATTGCCTGGGGATTCAAAGGTGTAACCTGTAACAATAATATTCGAAAgacatcaaaaaaggtttggggcagccccctCCTCCCGgttattgtgccctggctgcaaatgggtaattagCTTGTGAGAGGTTCACAagtcggagtccaaaacagaactgacctTAAGGTTGTAAAGATGGCGACTTTAAAGGCCGCGGCAGGAAGTGTCGTcttcgggactggaagtgacaatacaatacaatacaatttatttttgtatagtagccccaaatcacacaaaaagtgccgtactgggctttaacagaccctgcctcttgacagaacccccagccttggctctctaagaagacaaggaaaaactcactcttgtggggaaaaaatggaagaaaacttgggaaaggGAGTTCAGagagagaagggggtcaatataatacagtacaacacaatataatacaatacaatacacagaacaaaacaaatcctcaatacagtataaaaataaaaatttttcaaatatggagcagaatttaacagtagatgatatcacataatatgatttggattgtcttagagtcccggagacctcattcatcaagctgcctcccccatttggccattccacagctgaaacagcgctgggccagctaattcaatgaaaggacccctctttcccatgattcctgcgatcctccatcagggatgactttaccttaggcaggcaaaacaacttggcagttgggccgtggcaccgagtgccacatttaagtaccaagaagacaaacagaataggtgagggttactatccaattataactatcatgttacttatgttttagtgctaatgactgataagagagatgcagtctgtacagttaatcagcagctctagtcagggtgtgctaaactgaagtagtgagtcttcagtctgaGCCCGAAGggtcatctcttatagtagcagacagaccactccacagtttaggggccctgtaactaaaagctcaatctcccactgttattttattagtcCTTGGAGTCATAAGCAGACCAGAATCTTGacatcttaatgtgcgctcaggtttgtaagtcatgataagttcatataattaagccggacctcagccatttaaggctttatatgttaaaaggaggattttgataatctgccctaaacttaaccgggagccagggtaaggatttaagaactggagtgatgtgtttgcattttcttgttcttgtgataattcttgcagcagaattttggattaactggaggctgtataaagaacagtttgaacatccagcgaacaccgcattgcagtagtcaatcctactagagataaaggTAGGAAgtcatttctcagaatcctgtttatttagaaagcgccttaatttcccaacatttttacgatggaagaaacctgatttggacaactttgtaatgtgcgctttaaatcacctgctagagtcaaagagaactcccagattgcgggctgattcagtgaaattaatggggattccaactgagttaaacgatgacagaatattgttgtgatcagcgtcactccctccaataattaacatctctgttttatcggcgATTAAAGACAAGAAGTtcttatccatccactcctttaattcactaacacaactaattaaagacaacatcggagaaacttcatttgatctaaatgaaagataCAACTGGacgagtgaaaattaaaagaatgcttcCCAAtaagagatcccagtggaagcctgtaaagtaaaaacagtaaaggcCCCAGTACTGATCTCAAGGAACTCCTTATActacaatccactacaagaaacccccgttttgcaaatacctaccGCCTTCGACCCCCTATGACCAAACTTCGTACAGTGGGTAACCGAGCCTTTGAAGtcgctgctccacggctctggagTGCCTTACCAGAGAGCCTGAGATCACAGCAGATTGGGGGCTGTTTTAAGAAACAGTTAAAGACTTGTCtctttaggaaagcatattaacaggAATGCcactaattattgttgttttatctctttttatcttgttttgtctttgtaaaatttttctatatagcactttgagatttactacaaatgtaaagtggcttataaataaagtgaattattataattattaattactttcaacggtctgcggtgggctggcgccctgcctggggtttgttcctgccttgcgccctgtgttggctgggattgactccagcagacccccgtgatcctgtgttaggatatagcgggtgggataatggctgactgactgactgactttcaaagatacacaaaataataatgcagaatttaacatttacCAAAATCCCaacaagtaacagaatttaaaatgcttttagcTCTAGGAATtaaagagttcttaaatctgttgctctttaAACAGCGCACAtgataacccatccatccatccatccattttctaacccgctgaatccgaatacagggtcacgggggtctgctggagccaatcccagccaacacagggcacaaggcaggaaccaatcctgggcagggtgccaacccaccgcaggacacacacaaacacacccacacaccaagcacacactagggccaatttagaattgccaatccacctcacctgcatgtctttggattgtgggagacggaaacccaagcagacacggggagaacatgcaaactccacgcagggaggacccgggaagcgaacccgggtctcctaactgcgaggcagcagcgctaccactgcgtcaccgtgccgcccatgataACCCcataatagaataaaatagaataaacttctcaaaaaaaatgaacacatcagatctcaatggggataaaacaaatcctgctggctgtctctactgctatggactgatatggtgatgtgtgaggaacgaagGGATGtctatgaaaatgatcaaccgacagagagagagagggagaaatcAAAGACACCCCATAACAAAATGATagggcaggcaggcgagtccattttgacaaaatgtcattgcagcaactccaaatcgtactcagtagtttgtatgccacAATGCCTGACAACGGCCCAATTGAGACGACGGTTGgtgtctcctcccagatctggaccagggcatcactgagctcctggacagtctgaggtgtcggatggaccaaacataatgtcccacccagtgGTGTTCTGTTGGactgaggtcaggcgagtgagcctatcagtcaatggtatcaagtcCTTCAttctcttgccacatgaggccgggcatcgTTGCGCACCAGGGGGAACCAGAACAGGATCTGAAAATGgggccaaggatttcatcccgatacctaatggcattcaaggtgccgttgtctagcctgtagagttcTCTACATCCCTTCATGGATAtgccatcactgaccccccaccaaaccggtcatgctgaacgatgttacaggcagcataacgttctccacggcttctccagacccttccatgtctgtcacatgtgctcagggtgaacctgctctcatctgtgaaaagcacagggcacctgccagtggtggacctgcgaATTCTcttattctatggcaaatgccaaatcgagctccacggtgcccactagaggacattgtcgggccctcaggccccCCTCAtgtagtctgtttctgattgttttgtcagagacattcacaccagtggcctgcctgcctgcctgcctgctggagttcattttgtaggctctggcagtgctcatcctgttcctccttgccctaAGGAGCAGATAACGGTGGGTCCTGCTgaagggttaaggaccttctacgagggacCCTGTCAAGTTCTCCTGGAGTAACTGCTTgtttgtctcctggaatctcctccatgcccttgagactgtgctgggagacacagcaaaccttctggcaatgccacgtattgatgtgcctgccatcctggagaagttggactacctgtgccaccaaactctgtagggtccaggtatggcctcatgctaccagcagtgacactgaccatagccaaatagaaaacaagtgacaaaacagatgagtgggtaaaaatgtcagtggcctaccttcacctgttaaaccattcattcctgttttgggggtcatctcattgttgcccccctagtgcaccaaagcagctgaaactgatgaacaagcccttTTGCTccttaactgagcagatcaatagcccaccaGTGTCACtgacttaatgctatactctcattcaaaagtgctcctttcatttttttgaggagtatattttaaaaagtagccCCTTAACCCCATAGACTTTGTGATAAAGGTATCACggaaaaacaataaacagaacgaaattacattaatacataaatacagtaagatAACTATAGCTAAAATCATAATTATTGCAATATGTCCTGTAATTAGCAGCATGTAATGAAGGTAGTAGCGATAGTTTAGGACATGAGACTACTGGAACAAAATGCAAAAGCGTAGTGTAAGTCGCACAGAGTGTACAGTCTGATTTAGTGATCTCGTATTCGTTAGTCTAATAGCAT
Above is a window of Polypterus senegalus isolate Bchr_013 chromosome 2, ASM1683550v1, whole genome shotgun sequence DNA encoding:
- the LOC120524151 gene encoding olfactory receptor 1052-like, which codes for MPNATITVSEFVLHCAIDKDKMTFTIVALAIIYVVTLLGNLLVIVVIIINPHLHSPMFFYIGTLAVFDIVNSSNLIPRMLAVLLSNATTVPYGPCLLQLSVVYHLGVANGLLLSAMAYDRYVAVVYPLRYPSLVTKKTVCISIFLVNVISAAILTPYMVFATELSFCRTNVLPYCFCDFVTMVHISCTEDPRHLTLLSSTTIATGVGELAIILFSYSRIVVAALKISSADGKKKVFSTLLTHLLVVCLFYLPLMISYILPGIGVQLSAEAYNVLVIIAIMVPPMMNPIIYSFRNKEIKGSIYRLWTGKRTTPDSH